A genomic stretch from Desulfolutivibrio sulfodismutans DSM 3696 includes:
- a CDS encoding metal ABC transporter permease, which translates to MLDALSFEFMQNALLAGLLASVACGVIGALVVVNRLVFLAGGVAHAAYGGVGLAFFLGLPVLPMTFGFTVVSALAMGTVTLRRAERADTMVGVMWAAGMALGIILIDLTPGYNTDLMSFLFGSILTVPGADIWRMAVMDVVILGLTLLYYKELAAMSFDREFSEVRGAPVVFLHYLLLAMTAVSVVMLIRVVGLILVMALLTIPPYLAERRASSLLGMMGLSALCSIIFCAAGLLVAYRFDLTSGASIIAVAVAAFFAVGLFDALRARLSGRAGRGGRDGARENGGGA; encoded by the coding sequence ATGCTTGACGCCCTGTCCTTCGAGTTCATGCAAAACGCCCTTTTGGCCGGGCTTCTGGCCTCGGTGGCCTGCGGCGTCATCGGCGCCCTGGTGGTGGTCAACCGGCTGGTGTTTCTGGCCGGAGGCGTGGCCCATGCGGCCTACGGCGGGGTGGGGCTGGCCTTTTTCCTGGGGCTTCCGGTGTTGCCCATGACCTTCGGCTTCACAGTCGTCTCGGCCCTGGCCATGGGCACGGTGACGCTTCGCCGGGCCGAGCGGGCGGATACCATGGTCGGGGTCATGTGGGCCGCCGGGATGGCCCTGGGGATCATCCTCATCGACCTGACCCCGGGCTACAACACGGATCTCATGAGCTTTTTGTTCGGCTCCATCCTGACCGTGCCCGGGGCGGACATCTGGCGCATGGCCGTCATGGACGTGGTCATTTTGGGGCTGACCCTTTTGTATTACAAAGAACTGGCGGCCATGTCCTTCGACCGCGAGTTTTCCGAGGTGCGCGGCGCGCCCGTGGTCTTTCTGCACTATCTGCTTCTGGCCATGACCGCCGTGTCCGTGGTCATGCTCATCCGGGTGGTGGGGCTGATCCTGGTCATGGCCCTTCTGACCATCCCGCCGTATCTGGCCGAGCGGCGTGCGAGCTCGCTTTTGGGCATGATGGGCCTGTCCGCCCTGTGCAGCATCATCTTTTGCGCGGCGGGACTTCTGGTCGCCTACCGCTTCGACCTGACCTCCGGGGCCTCCATCATCGCCGTGGCCGTGGCCGCTTTTTTTGCCGTGGGCCTTTTCGACGCTCTCCGGGCACGTCTTTCCGGTAGGGCCGGGCGGGGCGGACGTGACGGGGCCCGGGAAAACGGGGGAGGGGCATGA
- the gmd gene encoding GDP-mannose 4,6-dehydratase has protein sequence MAQQKVALITGITGQDGAYLAEFLLEKGYLVHGIKRRSSLFNTQRIDHLYRDPHDTGRRMILHYGDMTDATNLIRIVQQVQPDEIYNLAAQSHVKVSFESPEYTANANALGPLRLLEAIRILGLEKKTRFYQASTSELFGKATETPQTETTPFYPRSPYAAAKLYAYWITVNYREAYGMFACNGILFNHESPVRGETFVTRKITRALARISLGLQERLYLGNLDARRDWGHARDYVEMQWLMLQQDTPEDYVIATGMQHSVRDFVMMAAHAVGIPLRFTGCGIEEKGCHAETGQCLVAVDPRYFRPTEVESLLGDAAKARRKLGWTPRITLEELVADMMRTDVHEARRDALCRKEGYSTFCFNEE, from the coding sequence ATGGCCCAGCAAAAAGTCGCCCTTATTACCGGCATTACCGGTCAGGACGGCGCGTACCTGGCCGAGTTTCTGCTCGAAAAAGGCTATCTGGTGCATGGCATAAAGCGCCGGTCATCCTTATTCAACACTCAGCGCATCGACCATCTCTATCGCGACCCCCACGACACCGGACGCCGCATGATCCTGCATTACGGCGATATGACCGACGCCACCAACCTCATCCGCATCGTCCAGCAGGTGCAGCCCGACGAGATCTACAATCTGGCCGCCCAAAGCCACGTCAAGGTGTCTTTCGAGTCGCCCGAATACACGGCCAACGCCAACGCCCTCGGCCCATTGCGACTGCTTGAGGCCATCCGCATCCTGGGGCTGGAAAAAAAGACCCGCTTCTACCAGGCCTCCACCTCGGAACTCTTCGGGAAGGCCACTGAAACCCCCCAGACCGAGACCACCCCTTTTTATCCCCGCAGCCCCTACGCCGCAGCCAAGCTCTACGCCTACTGGATCACCGTGAACTATCGCGAGGCCTACGGCATGTTCGCCTGCAACGGCATCCTTTTTAACCACGAGTCCCCGGTGCGCGGCGAGACCTTCGTCACCCGCAAGATAACGAGGGCCCTGGCTCGCATATCGCTCGGCCTGCAAGAGCGGTTGTATCTGGGCAATCTCGACGCCAGGCGCGACTGGGGCCATGCCAGGGACTACGTGGAGATGCAGTGGCTCATGCTCCAGCAGGACACGCCCGAAGACTATGTCATCGCCACGGGCATGCAACATTCCGTGCGCGACTTTGTGATGATGGCCGCGCACGCGGTGGGCATCCCCCTGCGTTTTACGGGTTGCGGGATCGAGGAGAAGGGATGCCATGCCGAGACCGGACAGTGCCTTGTAGCTGTCGATCCGCGCTATTTCCGGCCCACGGAGGTGGAAAGCCTGCTGGGAGATGCGGCCAAGGCCCGGCGGAAGCTGGGCTGGACGCCGCGCATCACCCTGGAGGAACTCGTTGCCGACATGATGCGCACGGATGTGCATGAGGCGAGGCGCGACGCCCTGTGCCGGAAAGAAGGCTATTCCACCTTCTGCTTCAACGAGGAATAG
- a CDS encoding Fur family transcriptional regulator encodes MMSDAKFRDILREVGIEATPIRLAVLAAMAEEGRAVSAMEIVSAVRRNRPANKVTVYRALDLFVEKGVALRHALEDRAFRYCLGAAHHSAFHCHVWCRLCGRMECVSETAVGLGSGELGERLGMEVTGVEIRIDGICGHCRRAGEGAPSRPSH; translated from the coding sequence ATGATGTCCGACGCCAAGTTCCGGGACATCCTGCGTGAGGTCGGCATCGAGGCCACTCCCATCCGGTTGGCGGTCCTGGCGGCCATGGCCGAAGAGGGACGGGCCGTGAGCGCCATGGAGATTGTGTCGGCTGTTCGCCGGAACCGCCCGGCCAACAAGGTCACGGTTTACCGGGCGCTCGATCTGTTCGTGGAGAAGGGGGTGGCCTTACGACACGCCCTGGAGGACCGGGCCTTTCGCTACTGTCTGGGCGCGGCCCACCACTCGGCCTTCCATTGCCATGTCTGGTGCCGCCTGTGCGGCCGCATGGAATGCGTGTCCGAGACGGCCGTCGGGCTCGGCTCGGGCGAACTCGGGGAACGCCTGGGCATGGAGGTCACGGGCGTGGAAATACGCATCGACGGCATCTGCGGCCACTGTCGCCGGGCCGGAGAGGGAGCGCCCTCCCGGCCGTCGCATTGA
- a CDS encoding SH3 domain-containing protein, with protein MKTVKILLVALALSAGLAGCVVAVDPPPRSVVVVRDPYAPVRTVSASVNLRTCPSTSCGVIMTLRKGDNVRVIGRDGSWVNVVVIGPETEGWMSSNYLFW; from the coding sequence ATGAAAACCGTCAAGATATTGCTTGTCGCACTGGCGTTGAGCGCGGGGTTGGCCGGATGCGTGGTCGCAGTCGATCCGCCGCCGCGTTCGGTGGTGGTGGTGCGCGACCCCTACGCCCCGGTGCGCACGGTGAGCGCCAGCGTCAATCTGCGGACATGCCCCTCCACCTCGTGCGGCGTGATCATGACCCTGCGCAAGGGGGACAACGTGCGGGTGATCGGCCGCGACGGCAGCTGGGTCAACGTGGTGGTCATCGGTCCCGAAACCGAGGGCTGGATGTCGTCCAACTACCTGTTCTGGTAA
- a CDS encoding metal ABC transporter ATP-binding protein: MPEPVVSVAGVSFAYDGQEVLSGVDLTVARGDFLAVLGPNGGGKTTLLRLIMGLLQPGKGQVRVFGHDPARARGRIGYVPQQVAGGMLRRDFPVTVREVVLMGLLGPGRMGGRRGFWWSAADKRLAETALARVEMDRYAARRFPALSGGQQKRVLIARALVADPELLILDEPTANIDPQGKFCFHEVLSRLTRDVTTIAVSHDLSLLTAGVTAVACVNGALAYNPAPELTQEMIALIYGVHSHRCPMDAFIRGIPSMLDLRRASLETPHA, translated from the coding sequence ATGCCCGAACCCGTTGTGTCCGTTGCCGGGGTATCGTTCGCCTATGACGGCCAGGAAGTTCTTTCGGGCGTGGATCTGACCGTGGCCCGGGGGGATTTTCTGGCCGTGCTCGGCCCCAACGGCGGCGGCAAGACCACGCTTTTGCGCCTGATCATGGGCCTTTTGCAGCCCGGGAAAGGGCAGGTGCGCGTTTTCGGCCACGACCCGGCCCGGGCCCGGGGCCGAATCGGATATGTGCCCCAGCAGGTGGCCGGGGGCATGCTGCGGCGGGACTTTCCGGTCACCGTGCGCGAGGTGGTGCTCATGGGGCTTCTGGGCCCCGGGCGCATGGGCGGGCGGCGCGGCTTCTGGTGGAGCGCGGCGGACAAACGGCTGGCCGAGACGGCCCTGGCCCGGGTGGAGATGGACCGCTACGCCGCACGCCGCTTCCCGGCCCTGTCCGGCGGGCAGCAAAAACGGGTGCTCATCGCCCGGGCCCTGGTGGCCGATCCGGAGCTTCTGATCCTGGACGAACCCACGGCCAACATCGATCCCCAGGGCAAGTTCTGCTTCCACGAGGTGCTCTCCCGGCTCACCCGGGACGTGACCACCATCGCCGTCAGCCACGACCTGAGCTTGCTCACCGCCGGGGTCACGGCCGTGGCCTGCGTCAACGGCGCCCTGGCCTATAACCCGGCCCCGGAACTGACCCAGGAGATGATCGCGCTGATCTACGGGGTCCACAGCCATCGCTGCCCCATGGACGCGTTTATCCGGGGCATTCCCTCCATGCTCGACCTGCGTCGCGCATCCCTCGAGACCCCCCATGCTTGA
- a CDS encoding metal ABC transporter solute-binding protein, Zn/Mn family, producing the protein MKRLFCVIASIAVLALGSLPALAAPLPVTVSIAPQAYFAKRIGGDRIAVTVMVPAGADAHTFEPKPSQMAALQKARLYFAVGIDFERAWLPRFADVNKAMTIVETDKDIVKIAMTPHSHDHDHDAAEAGHDHDHDADKPQAGHGHDAAKSEAAAAAPAGHEHGHEDHGHHHEGLDPHVWLGPSQVKIQATAMRDALIAADPAGADAYRAGYESLSADISALDKKLRAAFAAVPEGQRKFMVFHPAWGYFAKQYGLTQVPVESEGKEPGPAQLAALIDEAKKDGVRVVFVQPQFSDRNAEVVAKAIGGSVVGVDPLAEDWLANMEKVAAAFQAAMK; encoded by the coding sequence ATGAAACGACTTTTTTGCGTGATCGCGTCCATTGCCGTCCTGGCCCTTGGCAGCCTTCCGGCCCTGGCCGCCCCCCTGCCCGTCACCGTCAGCATCGCCCCCCAGGCCTACTTCGCCAAGCGCATCGGAGGCGACAGGATCGCCGTCACGGTCATGGTTCCGGCCGGGGCCGACGCCCACACCTTCGAGCCCAAGCCCAGCCAGATGGCCGCCTTGCAGAAGGCCAGGCTTTATTTCGCCGTGGGCATCGACTTCGAAAGGGCCTGGCTGCCCCGGTTCGCCGACGTCAACAAGGCCATGACCATCGTCGAGACGGACAAGGATATCGTCAAAATCGCCATGACGCCCCACTCCCACGACCATGACCACGACGCCGCCGAGGCTGGTCATGATCATGACCACGACGCGGACAAGCCTCAGGCCGGTCACGGGCACGACGCCGCCAAGTCCGAGGCTGCGGCCGCCGCCCCGGCCGGTCATGAGCACGGCCACGAGGACCACGGACACCATCATGAAGGCCTGGACCCGCATGTCTGGCTGGGGCCGTCCCAGGTCAAGATCCAGGCCACGGCCATGCGCGACGCCCTTATCGCGGCCGACCCGGCCGGGGCCGACGCCTACCGGGCCGGATACGAGTCCCTTTCCGCCGACATAAGCGCCCTGGACAAGAAACTGCGGGCCGCCTTCGCCGCCGTCCCGGAGGGGCAGCGGAAATTCATGGTCTTTCACCCGGCTTGGGGGTATTTCGCCAAACAGTACGGTCTGACCCAGGTTCCAGTGGAGAGCGAGGGCAAGGAGCCCGGCCCGGCCCAGCTTGCGGCCCTCATCGACGAAGCCAAAAAGGATGGGGTCCGGGTCGTTTTCGTCCAACCCCAGTTTTCCGACCGCAACGCCGAGGTGGTGGCGAAGGCCATCGGCGGTTCGGTGGTTGGCGTTGATCCCCTGGCCGAGGACTGGCTGGCCAACATGGAGAAGGTGGCGGCGGCCTTCCAGGCGGCCATGAAATAA
- a CDS encoding SH3 domain-containing protein, with protein sequence MVLRNAMIWFCLVLAAVFAAGCQVRVEGPPRSEVVVVEEVRTVRGTAEVRTCPSMYCDVRMTVYRGWQVRVLGYRDGYAEVAVVDTHVRGWILTRMLY encoded by the coding sequence ATGGTTCTGCGTAACGCGATGATCTGGTTCTGCCTTGTCCTGGCGGCGGTGTTCGCCGCAGGGTGTCAGGTGCGCGTCGAGGGTCCGCCCCGATCCGAGGTGGTGGTTGTCGAGGAGGTCCGCACGGTGCGCGGCACGGCCGAGGTGCGCACCTGCCCGAGCATGTATTGCGACGTGCGCATGACGGTCTATCGCGGCTGGCAGGTTCGGGTGCTGGGCTACCGGGACGGCTATGCCGAGGTGGCCGTGGTCGATACCCACGTGCGCGGCTGGATACTCACCCGGATGCTGTATTGA
- a CDS encoding NAD(P)/FAD-dependent oxidoreductase, with amino-acid sequence MEHAQCLIIGAGPAGLSAAIYTARAGVGTLVLGCDPKVAGDYDIDNYFGFPETITGKELIERGAAQARRFGASLRCERVLGAHYGDAGGFTVKTDKNEYAADSIVIAAGVARVRPGITNIADYEGKGVSYCVSCDGFFYRGKTVAVLGEGDYAANQALELTTFTQKVTIYTQGKAPSMSGEFAERLAQAGIAVRQETLKTLSGEPALTTAHTNDGQDVPLDGIFVAMGQASALDFAKTLGLPLRGAFIDADHDQKTGVPGIFAAGDCVGRFLQISVAVGEGAKAGKSAISYLKETGKVGKAEKS; translated from the coding sequence ATGGAACATGCACAATGCCTCATCATCGGAGCGGGTCCGGCCGGACTGTCGGCCGCCATCTATACGGCCCGGGCCGGTGTGGGCACCCTGGTCCTCGGATGCGACCCCAAGGTTGCGGGCGACTACGACATCGACAACTATTTCGGGTTTCCCGAGACCATCACCGGCAAGGAACTGATCGAACGCGGCGCGGCTCAGGCCCGGCGCTTCGGGGCCAGCCTGCGCTGCGAGCGCGTGCTTGGGGCCCACTACGGGGACGCTGGCGGTTTTACGGTGAAAACCGACAAGAACGAATACGCGGCCGACAGCATCGTCATCGCCGCAGGCGTGGCCCGGGTCCGCCCGGGCATCACCAACATCGCGGACTACGAGGGCAAGGGGGTGTCCTACTGCGTCAGTTGCGACGGGTTTTTCTACCGTGGAAAGACCGTGGCCGTACTCGGCGAGGGCGACTACGCCGCCAACCAGGCCCTGGAACTGACCACCTTCACCCAAAAGGTCACCATCTACACCCAGGGCAAGGCCCCCAGCATGAGCGGGGAATTCGCCGAACGCCTGGCCCAGGCGGGCATTGCGGTGCGCCAGGAGACGCTGAAAACCCTGTCCGGCGAACCGGCCCTGACCACGGCGCACACCAACGACGGCCAGGACGTGCCCTTGGACGGCATCTTTGTGGCCATGGGCCAGGCCTCGGCCCTGGACTTCGCCAAGACCCTGGGACTGCCGCTGCGCGGGGCCTTCATCGACGCGGACCATGACCAGAAAACCGGGGTTCCCGGGATATTCGCCGCGGGCGACTGCGTGGGCAGGTTCTTGCAAATCAGCGTGGCCGTGGGCGAGGGGGCCAAGGCCGGAAAGTCGGCCATCTCCTATCTCAAAGAGACGGGCAAGGTCGGCAAGGCGGAAAAATCTTGA